One genomic region from Nocardioides plantarum encodes:
- a CDS encoding class I SAM-dependent methyltransferase, producing the protein MPQPGVVPTRIDRQGSDPSEAAAVRAGWQLVDAYERLSVAAARKVFGREVDAWRAYAEDTAIELVQSGSGSWSESRLSVNNRLRYRRMMDFARAGDRVVDVGFGKGVLAAHLVKGVGVASYHGIDIVDSHLADATRLFEANGLADAPITLEMGDLYELTRDEVAATGADLVICCEVLEHVPDAELALRTLAEALPAGADLIFSVPLIGRLENVWGHVSVFGVARLKDMLEGAGLYTHHVEPLSNVWTLVVASRDPGPSRRVREAGGRPPTRVEVPLSTSYDFVDVVSFDIVPAPGSADSVTVEEAGDTRVACRFIASGGVRFPAKGLESLRLAFSFGECHGVDQLVVTARAEGVETCRWTWSPRDAADLRDQLAVKVRPGEADTRFVSGPHQDVAATDEVEVSVVLAEGGTASFDLRASLLA; encoded by the coding sequence GTGCCCCAGCCCGGGGTGGTGCCCACGCGGATCGACCGGCAGGGGTCCGACCCGTCCGAGGCGGCCGCCGTACGCGCGGGGTGGCAGCTCGTCGACGCCTACGAGCGGCTCAGTGTCGCGGCGGCCCGCAAGGTGTTCGGCCGTGAGGTCGACGCGTGGCGGGCCTACGCCGAGGACACGGCGATCGAGCTCGTGCAGTCCGGCAGCGGCTCCTGGAGCGAGTCCCGGCTGAGCGTCAACAACCGGTTGCGCTACCGCCGGATGATGGACTTCGCGCGCGCCGGCGACCGGGTCGTCGACGTGGGCTTCGGCAAGGGCGTCCTGGCCGCTCACCTGGTCAAGGGCGTCGGCGTCGCCAGCTACCACGGCATCGACATCGTCGACTCCCACCTCGCGGACGCGACCAGGTTGTTCGAGGCCAACGGCCTGGCGGACGCACCGATCACCCTGGAGATGGGCGACCTCTACGAGCTGACCCGCGACGAGGTGGCCGCGACCGGCGCCGACCTGGTCATCTGCTGCGAGGTGCTCGAGCACGTCCCCGACGCCGAGCTGGCCCTGCGCACCCTGGCCGAGGCGCTTCCCGCCGGGGCCGACCTGATCTTCTCGGTCCCGCTCATCGGGCGCCTCGAGAACGTGTGGGGCCACGTGTCGGTGTTCGGTGTCGCGCGGCTCAAGGACATGCTCGAGGGCGCCGGGCTCTACACCCACCACGTCGAGCCGTTGTCCAACGTGTGGACCCTGGTCGTGGCCTCGCGCGACCCTGGCCCCTCTCGTCGGGTCCGCGAGGCCGGCGGACGTCCGCCCACCCGGGTCGAGGTCCCCCTGTCGACGTCCTACGACTTCGTCGACGTCGTGTCCTTCGACATCGTCCCTGCTCCGGGTTCGGCGGACTCGGTGACCGTCGAGGAGGCGGGGGACACCCGGGTGGCCTGTCGGTTCATCGCCAGCGGTGGGGTGAGGTTCCCGGCCAAGGGCCTGGAGTCGCTACGGCTCGCCTTCTCCTTCGGGGAGTGCCACGGGGTCGACCAGCTCGTCGTGACGGCCCGGGCCGAGGGCGTCGAGACGTGCCGGTGGACCTGGTCGCCCCGGGACGCAGCAGACCTGCGGGACCAGCTCGCGGTCAAGGTGCGCCCGGGCGAGGCCGACACCCGGTTCGTCTCGGGACCCCACCAGGACGTGGCCGCCACCGACGAGGTCGAGGTGTCCGTCGTCCTGGCCGAGGGCGGCACCGCGTCGTTCGACCTGAGGGCGTCGTTGCTCGCCTGA
- the katG gene encoding catalase/peroxidase HPI, with the protein MTDSQDHPVSPQGVDAKAEAGCPVAPGSATAQGSESENPAIDAPTPVSGGRPHTLKDWWPDSLDLSVLHAHSSKGNPLGADFRYDQEFARLDVEALKRDITEVLTTSQDWWPADFGHYGGLMIRMSWHSAGTYRIYDGRGGAGDGGQRFAPLNSWPDNANLDKARRLLWPVKQKYGQQISWADLIVLAGNVALESMGFETFGFGFGRVDVWEPEEIFWGPEDTWLGDERYADERTLHESLGAVQMGLIYVNPEGPNGNPDPLASARDIRETFARMAMNDEETVALIAGGHTFGKTHGAGNPDLVGPEPEGAPLEQQGLGWISTHESGKGKDAITSGLEVTWTDRPTEWSNRYFEILFGYEWELSESPAGAKQWVAKDADDIIPGPTTDSPRRKPTMLTSDLALRVDPDYEKISRRFLENPEEFRLAFAKAWYKLLHRDMGPVSRFLGPWVAEPQLWQDPVPDVDHALVGEAEVAALKQTVLQSGLSVSELVSTAWASASSFRSTDKRGGANGARIRLEPQRSWEANQPEQLARVLETLEGIQREFNEAGDATISFADLVVLAGSAAVEKAARDAGTDVVVPFRPGRTDATQDQTDVHSFRVLEPRADGFRNYLRSGEKTQPEVLLLDRAYMLDLTAPETTALVGGLRVLGNNVGGAQHGVLTDRPGVLTNDFFTHLLSPGSRWKAAEAEEHVYEIRDLATDEVRWTATAVDLIFGSNSQLRALAEVYAGERAQDRFVRDFVAAWVKVMELDRFDLG; encoded by the coding sequence ATGACCGACAGCCAGGACCACCCGGTGAGCCCGCAGGGCGTCGACGCCAAGGCCGAGGCCGGATGCCCGGTCGCGCCCGGCTCCGCCACCGCCCAGGGCAGCGAGAGCGAGAACCCCGCCATCGACGCCCCGACCCCGGTCAGCGGCGGTCGGCCCCACACCCTCAAGGACTGGTGGCCCGACTCGCTCGACCTGTCGGTGCTGCACGCCCACTCCTCCAAGGGCAACCCCCTGGGCGCCGACTTCCGCTACGACCAGGAGTTCGCCCGGCTCGACGTCGAGGCGCTCAAGCGCGACATCACCGAGGTGCTGACCACCTCGCAGGACTGGTGGCCCGCCGACTTCGGTCACTACGGCGGCCTGATGATCCGGATGAGCTGGCACTCCGCCGGCACCTACCGCATCTACGACGGACGCGGCGGCGCCGGCGACGGTGGCCAGCGGTTCGCGCCCCTCAACAGCTGGCCCGACAACGCCAACCTCGACAAGGCCCGCCGGCTGCTGTGGCCGGTGAAGCAGAAGTACGGCCAGCAGATCTCGTGGGCCGACCTGATCGTCCTGGCCGGCAACGTCGCTCTGGAGTCCATGGGCTTCGAGACCTTCGGGTTCGGGTTCGGGCGCGTCGACGTCTGGGAGCCCGAGGAGATCTTCTGGGGTCCCGAGGACACCTGGCTCGGCGACGAGCGCTACGCCGACGAGCGCACCCTGCACGAGTCGCTCGGCGCGGTCCAGATGGGTCTGATCTACGTCAACCCCGAGGGCCCCAACGGCAACCCCGACCCGCTGGCCTCCGCGCGCGACATCCGCGAGACCTTCGCCCGGATGGCGATGAACGACGAGGAGACCGTCGCGCTCATCGCCGGCGGCCACACCTTCGGCAAGACCCACGGAGCCGGCAACCCCGACCTGGTCGGTCCCGAGCCGGAGGGCGCCCCCCTCGAGCAGCAGGGCCTGGGCTGGATCAGCACCCACGAGTCGGGCAAGGGCAAGGACGCGATCACCAGCGGCCTCGAGGTCACCTGGACCGACCGGCCGACCGAGTGGAGCAACCGCTACTTCGAGATCCTCTTCGGCTACGAGTGGGAGCTCTCCGAGAGCCCGGCCGGGGCCAAGCAGTGGGTGGCCAAGGATGCCGACGACATCATCCCCGGACCCACGACCGACTCGCCCAGGCGCAAGCCGACGATGCTGACCAGCGACCTCGCCCTGCGGGTCGACCCCGACTACGAGAAGATCTCGCGCCGGTTCCTGGAGAACCCCGAGGAGTTCCGCCTGGCCTTCGCCAAGGCCTGGTACAAGCTGCTCCACCGCGACATGGGCCCGGTCAGCCGGTTCCTCGGTCCGTGGGTGGCCGAGCCGCAGCTGTGGCAGGACCCGGTCCCCGACGTCGACCACGCGCTGGTCGGCGAGGCCGAGGTGGCCGCGCTGAAGCAGACTGTGCTGCAGTCCGGGCTCTCGGTCTCCGAGCTGGTCTCCACCGCCTGGGCCTCGGCCTCGAGCTTCCGCTCGACCGACAAGCGGGGCGGCGCCAACGGCGCCCGTATCCGCCTCGAGCCCCAGCGCAGCTGGGAGGCCAACCAGCCCGAGCAGCTCGCCCGGGTCCTGGAGACCCTCGAGGGGATCCAGCGCGAGTTCAACGAAGCGGGCGACGCCACCATCTCGTTCGCCGACCTCGTGGTGCTGGCCGGCTCGGCCGCCGTCGAGAAGGCGGCCCGCGATGCCGGCACCGACGTCGTCGTACCGTTCCGGCCCGGCCGCACCGACGCCACCCAGGACCAGACCGACGTCCACTCGTTCCGGGTGCTCGAGCCGCGGGCCGACGGTTTCCGCAACTACCTGCGGTCGGGGGAGAAGACCCAGCCCGAGGTGCTGCTGCTCGACCGGGCCTACATGCTCGACCTCACCGCGCCCGAGACGACCGCTCTCGTCGGTGGTCTGCGCGTCCTGGGCAACAACGTCGGCGGCGCGCAGCACGGCGTCCTGACCGACCGGCCGGGCGTGCTGACCAACGACTTCTTCACCCACCTGCTGTCGCCCGGCTCGCGCTGGAAGGCTGCGGAGGCCGAGGAGCACGTCTACGAGATCCGCGACCTGGCCACCGACGAGGTGCGCTGGACCGCCACGGCCGTCGACCTGATCTTCGGCTCCAACTCCCAGCTGCGCGCCCTCGCCGAGGTCTACGCCGGCGAGCGGGCCCAGGACCGCTTCGTGCGCGACTTCGTCGCCGCGTGGGTCAAGGTCATGGAGCTCGACCGCTTCGACCTCGGCTGA
- a CDS encoding Fur family transcriptional regulator — translation MAALDFGPVLRAHSLRVTRPRLGVLSVLHDHPHLDTDAVIGRLRATGQVVSHQAVYDVLRVLTEAGVVRRIQPAGASALYELRVGDNHHHVVCRTCGAIADVDCAVGHAPCLTASDDHGFVVDEAEVVFWGQCPRCATATAPTVSAESARLEGTP, via the coding sequence GTGGCTGCCCTCGACTTCGGACCCGTCCTGCGGGCCCACTCGCTGCGCGTCACCCGTCCCCGCCTCGGCGTGCTGTCGGTGCTCCACGACCACCCCCACCTCGACACCGACGCGGTCATCGGTCGGCTCCGGGCGACCGGTCAGGTCGTCTCGCACCAGGCCGTCTACGACGTGCTGCGGGTGCTCACCGAGGCCGGCGTCGTACGCCGCATCCAGCCGGCGGGCGCATCCGCGCTCTACGAGCTGCGCGTCGGCGACAACCACCACCACGTCGTGTGCCGCACCTGCGGGGCCATCGCCGACGTCGACTGCGCCGTGGGTCACGCACCCTGTCTCACCGCCTCGGACGACCACGGCTTCGTGGTCGACGAGGCGGAGGTCGTCTTCTGGGGCCAGTGCCCCCGCTGCGCGACCGCCACCGCTCCAACCGTCAGTGCCGAATCCGCCCGTTTGGAAGGAACCCCATGA
- a CDS encoding polyprenyl synthetase family protein yields MLDLPPVLATPHDLDPAGLSAVEDLVTAEIERNGQALAAIDPSLRDVSDRLVTLVQGGKRLRAAFCLWGARAAAGPRAEVAGATAAAAALELFHLAALVHDDVMDRSERRRGGPTVHHAYADRHGAEGYGGDARTFGDGVAVLVGDLCLTWSDDLLGAAQAEAGRLRPARARRARQVWEEMRLQVIAGQYLDLLGQARPDSDSAAAHRVLTYKSAKYTVEHPLLLGAALGGADAELLDQLSRFGRGVGEAFQLRDDVLGLFGDPDLTGKSVSDDVREGKRTLLITSAEESASPDQRRVLARHLGDPDGGPEGLRAVREVVTATGALALVEERIEERSTRAHEVLGAMSIDEQTRRTLGVLSDACAWRVA; encoded by the coding sequence ATGCTCGACCTGCCCCCGGTCCTGGCCACCCCTCACGACCTCGATCCCGCGGGGTTGAGCGCCGTCGAGGACCTGGTCACCGCCGAGATCGAGCGCAACGGGCAGGCCCTCGCGGCCATCGATCCCTCCCTGCGCGACGTCAGCGACCGCCTGGTGACGCTGGTGCAGGGGGGCAAGCGGCTGCGGGCGGCGTTCTGCCTGTGGGGGGCCCGCGCCGCCGCCGGCCCGCGGGCCGAGGTGGCCGGCGCCACCGCCGCGGCGGCCGCCCTCGAGCTGTTCCACCTCGCGGCCCTGGTGCACGACGACGTGATGGACCGCAGCGAGCGGCGCCGCGGAGGGCCCACCGTCCACCACGCGTACGCCGACCGGCACGGCGCCGAGGGCTACGGCGGCGACGCCCGCACGTTCGGCGACGGGGTCGCGGTGCTCGTCGGCGACCTGTGCCTGACCTGGTCCGACGACCTCCTGGGCGCCGCCCAGGCCGAGGCCGGCCGCCTGCGACCCGCCCGCGCCCGACGGGCCCGGCAGGTGTGGGAGGAGATGCGGCTGCAGGTCATCGCGGGGCAGTACCTCGACCTGCTCGGTCAGGCCCGCCCCGACTCGGACAGCGCCGCCGCGCACCGGGTGCTCACCTACAAGAGCGCGAAGTACACCGTCGAGCACCCGCTCCTGCTGGGCGCTGCGCTCGGCGGCGCGGACGCCGAGCTCCTCGACCAGCTGAGCCGGTTCGGGCGCGGGGTCGGCGAGGCCTTCCAGCTCCGCGACGACGTCCTCGGCCTGTTCGGTGACCCCGACCTGACCGGCAAGTCCGTCTCGGACGACGTCCGCGAGGGCAAGCGCACCCTGCTGATCACCTCGGCCGAGGAGTCCGCGAGCCCCGACCAGCGCCGGGTGCTCGCCCGCCACCTCGGCGATCCCGACGGCGGCCCGGAGGGGCTTCGGGCCGTGCGCGAGGTCGTCACGGCGACCGGCGCGCTCGCCCTGGTCGAGGAGCGCATCGAGGAGCGGAGCACCCGGGCCCACGAGGTCCTGGGCGCGATGTCGATCGACGAGCAGACGCGCCGCACCCTCGGCGTCCTCAGCGACGCGTGCGCGTGGCGTGTCGCGTGA
- a CDS encoding lycopene cyclase domain-containing protein: MTHTEAVLLGVAVTVVLDLAVLRTRLLLRRAFWTAYAIVLFFQLVTNQWLTSRGVFDYGPDAIIGWRIGTAPVEDFLFGFALVTQSMAWWVWWGRHGVQRESPSGPRRFLTRHATRTRR, encoded by the coding sequence GTGACCCACACCGAGGCGGTCCTGCTCGGGGTCGCCGTCACGGTCGTCCTGGACCTGGCGGTGCTGCGCACCCGGCTGCTGCTGCGCCGGGCCTTCTGGACGGCGTACGCGATCGTGCTGTTCTTCCAGCTGGTGACCAACCAGTGGCTCACGTCGCGCGGGGTCTTCGACTACGGCCCCGACGCGATCATCGGCTGGCGCATCGGTACCGCGCCGGTCGAGGACTTCCTGTTCGGCTTCGCCCTGGTGACCCAGTCGATGGCGTGGTGGGTGTGGTGGGGGCGTCACGGGGTGCAGCGCGAGTCGCCGTCGGGGCCGCGTCGGTTCCTCACGCGACACGCCACGCGCACGCGTCGCTGA
- a CDS encoding lycopene cyclase domain-containing protein has translation MRELTYVAMLAFVIVATLPLEVLLRVRVYARARRLALVLLCAGLPFVLWDVAATQAGHWRFDLSRTLGITVPGGLPLEEVLFFVVVPLASVMTLEAVRSVRPTWLIGDEARAPDVVDDVVDGTDT, from the coding sequence ATGCGGGAGCTCACGTACGTCGCCATGCTGGCCTTCGTGATCGTGGCGACGCTGCCGCTCGAGGTGCTGCTGCGGGTGCGCGTGTACGCCCGGGCGCGCCGGCTCGCGCTGGTGCTGCTGTGCGCGGGGCTGCCGTTCGTGCTGTGGGACGTCGCCGCGACGCAGGCCGGGCACTGGCGCTTCGACCTGTCCCGGACGCTGGGCATCACGGTCCCCGGCGGACTGCCGCTGGAGGAGGTGCTGTTCTTCGTGGTGGTGCCGCTGGCGTCGGTGATGACGCTGGAGGCGGTGCGCTCGGTGCGGCCGACCTGGCTGATCGGCGACGAGGCCCGCGCGCCGGACGTCGTCGACGACGTGGTGGACGGGACGGACACGTGA
- a CDS encoding YhjD/YihY/BrkB family envelope integrity protein yields the protein MTARVVDEARALLGATGSTLSGRDLSSAAATTTYFSAIAVVPWLLLATWTTSWFDGADAAGRRLLDLRVLVPPQMGARPAYDALVDAGAHLGPLGAAIALLPASFYGEGLRRGALALDPRPERFTGWRARASLMPLVVALPALAWALVATSDLLVPLAPEGGGDGAGDRLLRIVLGFTAAWLVLSVVLAWVYAVVMPGRPRAWVAVAGGLATGSFVAGFLHGFQLFLAIPVDVGTPFGGLGLAGGVVAVGLWLFVLHTVVLVGWAATGALEQRAARLPAVGA from the coding sequence GTGACGGCGCGGGTCGTCGACGAGGCACGCGCGCTGCTCGGCGCGACGGGCAGCACGCTCTCCGGACGCGACCTGTCCTCGGCCGCGGCCACCACGACCTACTTCTCCGCGATCGCCGTGGTGCCCTGGCTGCTGCTGGCGACGTGGACCACGAGCTGGTTCGACGGCGCGGACGCCGCCGGGCGCCGACTGCTCGACCTGCGGGTGCTCGTCCCTCCCCAGATGGGCGCGCGCCCGGCGTACGACGCCCTGGTCGACGCCGGTGCGCACCTCGGTCCGCTGGGGGCCGCGATCGCGCTGCTCCCGGCGTCGTTCTACGGCGAGGGCCTGCGCCGTGGCGCCCTCGCGCTCGACCCGCGTCCCGAGCGGTTCACCGGCTGGCGGGCCCGGGCGTCGCTGATGCCGCTCGTCGTCGCCCTGCCGGCCCTGGCCTGGGCGCTCGTCGCGACGTCCGACCTGCTCGTGCCGCTGGCCCCCGAGGGCGGCGGCGACGGGGCGGGCGACCGGCTGCTGCGCATCGTGCTCGGCTTCACCGCGGCCTGGCTGGTGCTGTCGGTGGTGCTGGCGTGGGTCTACGCCGTCGTCATGCCGGGCCGGCCGCGCGCCTGGGTCGCGGTCGCGGGTGGCCTGGCGACCGGGTCGTTCGTGGCCGGCTTCCTGCACGGGTTCCAGCTGTTCCTGGCCATCCCGGTCGACGTGGGCACCCCCTTCGGCGGCCTGGGCCTGGCGGGGGGCGTCGTGGCGGTCGGGCTGTGGCTCTTCGTGCTGCACACGGTCGTGCTGGTCGGGTGGGCCGCCACCGGCGCCCTGGAGCAGCGAGCCGCCCGCCTCCCGGCGGTGGGCGCGTGA
- a CDS encoding monooxygenase — translation MSTVVDLRVWDVDRVAPAVLRMATGRRHLAGRPGLRFAKLLGTGAGRTFTPRDADPHRWALLTVWDDEASADAGPDPRLTDPWDEAASERLSVRMTPLSSRGRWSGAEPFGASTDEPPDHAGPVAVITRARLRTSRAASFWRAVPPVVGDLAQAPGLRLALGVGEAPVLLQGTFSIWESRRHLVDFAYRTAAHREAVARTEPARWYAEELFARFAVRDVSGTYRGRRP, via the coding sequence GTGAGCACCGTGGTGGACCTGCGGGTCTGGGACGTCGACCGCGTCGCGCCGGCGGTCCTGCGGATGGCGACCGGGCGGCGCCACCTCGCCGGGCGCCCCGGGCTCCGGTTCGCCAAGCTCCTCGGCACCGGTGCCGGGCGCACCTTCACCCCGCGCGACGCCGATCCCCACCGCTGGGCCCTGCTCACCGTCTGGGACGACGAGGCGTCGGCCGACGCCGGCCCCGACCCGCGGCTCACCGACCCCTGGGACGAGGCGGCGTCCGAGCGGCTGTCGGTGCGGATGACCCCACTGTCCTCCCGCGGGCGCTGGTCGGGCGCCGAGCCGTTCGGCGCGAGCACCGACGAGCCGCCTGACCACGCCGGTCCCGTGGCCGTGATCACCCGCGCCCGCCTGCGCACGTCGCGCGCCGCGTCGTTCTGGCGCGCCGTGCCACCGGTCGTCGGCGACCTCGCGCAGGCCCCCGGCCTGCGGCTCGCCCTGGGCGTCGGCGAGGCGCCCGTGCTGCTGCAGGGCACGTTCTCGATCTGGGAGTCCCGCCGGCACCTGGTCGACTTCGCCTACCGCACCGCCGCCCACCGTGAGGCCGTCGCGCGCACCGAGCCCGCCCGGTGGTACGCCGAGGAGCTCTTCGCGCGCTTCGCCGTACGCGACGTGAGCGGCACCTACCGCGGACGCCGCCCGTGA
- a CDS encoding carotenoid biosynthesis protein, translated as MSATRSLPVDRTPTTRTTPLPLAHGLVVALAVAAVLVQMVFPFTDGGTLALTVASVLLLASAAVGHALVSHGPWAALTLVVVAGGGGLLAEVVGVHTGYPFGDYAYSGTLGPQVAGVPAVVPLAWVMMAWPALHVGRLLGGGRPVRTALVAAWALTSWDVFLDPQMVDAGHWTWADPHPALPGVEGIPLTNFAGWFVVSLVLCALLDRLVRRHDHPAPQLPLLVYLWTFFSSVLAHAFFFGRPSVALVGALVMGPVAVPVAVRLARRVRHR; from the coding sequence GTGAGCGCCACACGGTCGCTGCCCGTCGACCGCACCCCGACGACCCGCACGACGCCGCTCCCGCTCGCGCACGGGCTCGTCGTCGCCCTCGCGGTCGCCGCGGTGCTCGTCCAGATGGTCTTCCCGTTCACCGACGGCGGCACCCTGGCCCTCACCGTCGCCAGCGTGCTGCTGCTCGCCAGCGCCGCGGTGGGCCATGCCCTGGTGTCCCACGGTCCATGGGCCGCCCTCACGCTGGTCGTCGTGGCCGGCGGCGGCGGGCTCCTGGCCGAGGTCGTCGGCGTCCACACCGGCTACCCGTTCGGCGACTACGCCTACTCCGGCACCCTCGGCCCGCAGGTCGCCGGCGTACCCGCCGTGGTGCCGCTGGCCTGGGTGATGATGGCCTGGCCGGCCCTGCACGTCGGCCGCCTGCTGGGCGGCGGCCGCCCGGTGCGCACCGCCCTGGTCGCCGCGTGGGCGCTGACGTCGTGGGACGTGTTCCTCGATCCGCAGATGGTCGACGCCGGCCACTGGACCTGGGCCGACCCGCACCCGGCGCTGCCGGGGGTCGAGGGCATCCCGCTGACCAACTTCGCCGGCTGGTTCGTGGTCTCGCTGGTCCTCTGCGCCCTGCTCGACCGGCTCGTACGACGTCACGACCACCCGGCACCGCAGCTGCCCCTGCTGGTCTACCTGTGGACGTTCTTCAGCTCCGTGCTCGCCCACGCCTTCTTCTTCGGCCGGCCGTCGGTGGCGCTGGTCGGTGCGCTGGTGATGGGCCCGGTGGCGGTGCCGGTCGCGGTGCGGCTGGCCCGTCGGGTGCGTCACCGGTGA
- a CDS encoding glycosyltransferase, which yields MRTVGGAVVATGTGLALASLGLTLDNLRRVRDADPVAVPEPESIAVLVPVRDEVDTVESCLRHVRAAAARWPGPVQVVVLDDGSTDGTTQVLARLADDLVTVLPGRPTPPGWLGKPWACQQLARHATGSGARALVFVDADVTLLPRALTATVALLRETGLDLVCPYPRQEAGGAAERLVQPLLQWSWMSTLPLGLAETSPRPSLAAANGQLLAVDTATYWRAGGHAAVRGEVLEDIALLRAVKAAGGHGTVAEGSRVASCRMYDGWAALRPGYTKSLWAAFGSPAGAVGVGTLLTVAHVVPAAAALRGSRVGLLGYLASVVSRALVAGRTGGRVGDAWLHPVSVLTLLGLTADSFRLRRRGALRWKGRAVDVSRSAR from the coding sequence GTGAGGACCGTCGGCGGGGCCGTGGTGGCGACCGGCACGGGCCTGGCCCTGGCGTCGCTCGGCCTGACCCTCGACAACCTGCGCCGGGTCCGCGACGCCGACCCCGTGGCGGTGCCGGAGCCCGAGAGCATCGCGGTGCTGGTCCCGGTGCGCGACGAGGTGGACACCGTCGAGTCGTGCCTGCGGCACGTGCGCGCGGCCGCGGCCCGCTGGCCGGGACCGGTGCAGGTCGTCGTCCTCGACGACGGTTCGACCGACGGCACGACGCAGGTCCTCGCCCGGCTCGCGGACGACCTCGTCACGGTCCTGCCCGGTCGCCCGACTCCCCCGGGCTGGCTGGGCAAGCCCTGGGCCTGCCAGCAGCTGGCCCGCCACGCGACCGGGTCGGGCGCCCGTGCGTTGGTCTTCGTCGACGCCGACGTCACCCTGCTCCCGCGAGCGCTCACCGCCACGGTCGCCCTGCTGCGCGAGACAGGGCTCGACCTGGTCTGCCCCTACCCGCGGCAGGAGGCCGGCGGTGCCGCCGAGCGGCTCGTGCAACCCCTGCTGCAGTGGTCGTGGATGAGCACGCTCCCGCTCGGGCTGGCCGAGACGTCCCCGCGCCCCTCGCTGGCGGCCGCCAACGGGCAGCTCCTGGCCGTCGACACGGCGACCTACTGGCGGGCCGGCGGGCACGCGGCGGTGCGGGGCGAGGTGCTCGAGGACATCGCCCTCCTGCGCGCCGTCAAGGCCGCCGGTGGTCACGGCACGGTCGCCGAGGGCAGTCGCGTCGCCTCGTGCCGGATGTACGACGGGTGGGCGGCCCTGCGACCGGGCTACACCAAGTCGCTGTGGGCGGCCTTCGGGTCGCCGGCCGGGGCCGTCGGCGTCGGCACCCTGCTGACCGTCGCCCACGTCGTACCCGCGGCCGCCGCCCTGCGCGGCTCACGCGTCGGGCTGCTCGGCTACCTCGCCTCGGTCGTCTCGCGTGCGCTCGTCGCCGGACGCACCGGCGGCCGCGTCGGCGACGCCTGGCTGCACCCCGTCTCGGTGCTGACGCTCCTCGGCCTCACGGCCGACTCGTTCCGGCTGCGACGCCGGGGCGCCCTGCGCTGGAAGGGTCGTGCGGTCGACGTCTCGAGGTCCGCGCGGTGA